One window from the genome of Streptomyces sp. WZ-12 encodes:
- a CDS encoding discoidin domain-containing protein yields the protein MDHTERTPHHHDHAAVGRIPSAPRTDPRRPRGPLAALLAGTLVAALAPAAPAVAADRPPTADGAQRSCTAPGWAATATSPEATGDYHAYVGNGYLGGRVPPNGTGYAAPGGTTGWPLKTPAYDGSFVSGLYAKGPADLKGRQAIAALPTWSTLDVATGGTHAETFSSATAPVRLTHYRQTVSLRCGTVRTSLTWTAADGRATDLVYEVLADRADPHTAAVRLRMTPHWSGEATVTDTLDGRGARRIHPAGPAPGGRDGTVAVGFRTDGTDTAGAVASTLRAGDGVHAGGPRPEPRAGTARSGASTTAQDLTAHQRLTFPVRSNHTYELTKYVGVDAALTSRTPRTAAETASRRAADRGWTALTAQHRAAWRALWRSDIEVPGQPALQSWIRSAEYGLLSATRRGSANSVGPTGLTSDNYAGEIFWDAETWMYPGLLATHPDLARSIVDYRYRTRDAARANARRLGYRGLFYSWTSGSTGDLWTECHSWDPPHCRTQNHLMGDISLAAWQYYLATKDTAWLTSRGWPVLQGIADFWASRATRNADGSYSIKDVAGPDEYSNGVNDGVFTNAGAATALRHAARAAALLGRPVPAAWKTVADKLRIPYDPAKKVFEQYAGYKGTTIKQADTVLLMYPLQWPMTRQQAAATLDYYAAHTDPDGPAMTDSVHAIDSAALGEPGCATYTYLQRAIRPFVRGPFAEFSEARGAKAGAGDPHAGRPAQDFLTGKGGFLQVFTHGLTGLRMAEDRVHLDPLLPPQLAGGVTLRGLHWQGRTFDVALGAHHTTVTLTAGPALPLATPEGDKLVSRGVPAVLKTRRPDLAPTTDVARCATATATSEEPGSYAAAAVDGNATTAWVPNAADGTLTVDLGRTVTVGQITPHWTATRPRSYNVQVSRDGTHWTGTGYAGRSPARYVRIVVHGDTRPAPGGKPAPHPGLAELEVARAR from the coding sequence CGGCGGACGGGTGCCGCCCAACGGGACGGGCTACGCCGCCCCCGGAGGCACCACCGGCTGGCCGCTCAAGACCCCCGCATACGACGGCTCGTTCGTCTCCGGCCTCTACGCCAAGGGCCCGGCCGACCTCAAGGGCCGCCAGGCCATCGCCGCGCTCCCCACCTGGAGCACCCTCGACGTCGCCACCGGGGGCACGCACGCCGAGACCTTCTCCTCGGCCACCGCCCCGGTCCGCCTCACCCACTACCGCCAGACCGTCTCGCTGCGCTGCGGCACCGTCCGCACCTCGCTGACCTGGACCGCCGCCGACGGCCGTGCCACCGACCTGGTCTACGAGGTGCTCGCCGACCGGGCCGACCCGCACACCGCCGCGGTCCGGCTGCGGATGACGCCCCACTGGAGCGGCGAGGCGACCGTCACCGACACCCTGGACGGCCGCGGCGCCCGCCGGATACACCCCGCGGGGCCGGCACCGGGCGGACGCGACGGCACCGTCGCGGTCGGCTTCCGCACCGACGGCACCGACACCGCGGGCGCCGTCGCCTCCACCCTCCGCGCCGGGGACGGCGTCCACGCCGGCGGGCCCCGCCCCGAGCCGCGCGCCGGAACCGCCCGCTCCGGCGCCTCGACCACCGCCCAGGACCTCACCGCCCACCAGCGGCTGACCTTCCCGGTCCGCAGCAACCACACCTACGAGCTCACCAAGTACGTCGGCGTGGACGCCGCGCTCACCTCCCGTACGCCCCGCACCGCCGCCGAAACCGCCTCCCGCCGGGCCGCCGACCGCGGGTGGACCGCCCTGACCGCCCAACACCGCGCCGCCTGGCGGGCGTTGTGGCGCAGCGACATCGAGGTGCCCGGGCAGCCCGCCCTCCAGTCGTGGATCCGCTCCGCCGAGTACGGCCTGCTGTCCGCCACCCGCCGCGGCAGCGCCAACAGCGTCGGTCCCACCGGCCTGACCAGCGACAACTACGCCGGCGAGATCTTCTGGGACGCCGAGACCTGGATGTACCCGGGGCTGCTGGCCACCCACCCCGACCTCGCCCGCTCGATCGTCGACTACCGCTACCGCACCCGGGACGCCGCCCGCGCCAACGCCCGCCGCCTCGGCTACCGGGGCCTGTTCTACTCCTGGACCAGCGGCAGCACCGGCGACCTGTGGACCGAGTGCCACAGTTGGGACCCGCCGCACTGCAGGACCCAGAACCACCTCATGGGCGACATCTCGCTGGCCGCCTGGCAGTACTACCTCGCCACCAAGGACACCGCCTGGCTCACGTCCCGCGGCTGGCCCGTCCTCCAGGGCATCGCCGACTTCTGGGCCTCCCGCGCCACCCGCAACGCCGACGGCAGCTACTCGATCAAGGACGTCGCCGGCCCCGACGAGTACAGCAACGGTGTCAACGACGGGGTCTTCACCAACGCCGGCGCCGCCACCGCCCTGCGCCACGCCGCCCGCGCCGCCGCCCTCCTGGGCCGGCCGGTCCCCGCCGCCTGGAAGACCGTCGCCGACAAGCTGCGCATCCCCTACGACCCCGCCAAGAAGGTCTTCGAGCAGTACGCCGGCTACAAGGGGACGACCATAAAGCAGGCCGACACGGTCCTGCTGATGTACCCCCTGCAGTGGCCGATGACCCGGCAGCAGGCCGCGGCCACCCTCGACTACTACGCGGCCCACACCGACCCCGACGGCCCGGCCATGACCGACTCCGTGCACGCCATCGACTCCGCCGCCCTGGGGGAGCCGGGCTGCGCCACGTACACCTATCTCCAGCGCGCCATCCGGCCGTTCGTCCGCGGCCCGTTCGCGGAGTTCTCCGAGGCCCGCGGCGCCAAGGCCGGCGCCGGCGACCCGCACGCCGGCCGCCCCGCCCAGGACTTCCTCACCGGCAAGGGCGGCTTCCTCCAGGTCTTCACCCACGGCCTGACCGGCCTGCGGATGGCCGAGGACCGGGTCCACCTGGACCCGCTGCTGCCGCCCCAACTGGCCGGCGGCGTCACCCTGCGCGGCCTGCACTGGCAGGGCCGCACCTTCGACGTCGCGCTCGGCGCCCACCACACCACCGTCACCCTGACCGCCGGCCCGGCCCTGCCGCTGGCCACCCCCGAGGGCGACAAGCTGGTCAGCCGCGGCGTCCCCGCCGTCCTCAAGACCCGCCGCCCCGACCTCGCCCCGACCACCGACGTCGCCCGCTGCGCCACCGCCACCGCGACCTCCGAGGAGCCCGGCTCCTACGCCGCCGCCGCGGTCGACGGCAACGCCACCACCGCCTGGGTCCCGAACGCCGCCGACGGCACCCTCACCGTCGACCTCGGCCGCACCGTCACCGTCGGACAGATCACCCCGCACTGGACCGCCACCCGCCCCCGCTCCTACAACGTCCAGGTCTCCCGGGACGGCACCCACTGGACGGGCACCGGCTATGCGGGCCGCAGCCCGGCCCGGTACGTCCGCATCGTGGTCCACGGGGACACCCGGCCCGCGCCCGGCGGCAAGCCCGCCCCGCACCCGGGCCTGGCGGAACTGGAGGTGGCCCGGGCCCGGTGA
- a CDS encoding S28 family serine protease, translating to MRTRKRWLLTLAALISAVSVSAPTTVASAAGRDGTDIKDRLLAIPGMHLIEEQPVDGYRYFVLDYTQPIDHRHPDRGTFQQRLTVLHKSVDRPTVFYTSGYNVSTTPSRSEPTKIIDGNQVSLEYRYFTPSRPVPTDWKKLDIKQAATDQHRIFQALHAVYPKNWIATGGSKGGMTATYYRRFFPHDMNGTVAYVAPNNTDRADSRPYDRFFATVGTPACRTAVGKIEREALLRRDEMVNRYEKWAADNKRTFRLIGNADRAYEVLVTDLVFGFWQYQPAKTACAELPAPTASTDTLWTWIDKVGGFDSYTDQGLEKYQPYYYQAGTQLGEPKYHYPNLRGLLRYPGINNSRSFVPRSIPMPFDRRAMPDVDRWVRQHATRMMFVNGQFDPWNAKHFQLGRGARDSYLYTVPGGNHGSNIAQLKDADRTKATASLLTWAGLPVPAGGRSLVQPPYNTTLDRPQDHRELTLRP from the coding sequence ATGCGCACGCGCAAGAGATGGTTGCTGACGCTCGCCGCACTGATAAGCGCGGTGAGCGTCAGCGCGCCGACCACCGTCGCCTCCGCCGCCGGCCGGGACGGCACCGACATCAAGGACCGCCTCCTGGCGATCCCCGGCATGCACCTCATCGAGGAGCAGCCGGTCGACGGCTACCGCTACTTCGTCCTCGACTACACCCAGCCGATCGACCACCGACACCCGGACCGGGGCACCTTCCAACAGCGGCTGACCGTGCTCCACAAGTCCGTGGACCGCCCGACGGTCTTCTACACCTCCGGCTACAACGTCAGCACCACGCCGTCCCGCAGCGAACCCACCAAGATCATCGACGGTAACCAAGTCTCCCTGGAATACCGCTACTTCACCCCCTCCCGCCCGGTGCCCACCGACTGGAAGAAACTGGACATCAAGCAGGCCGCCACCGACCAGCACCGCATCTTCCAGGCCCTGCACGCCGTCTATCCCAAGAACTGGATCGCCACCGGCGGCAGCAAGGGCGGCATGACGGCCACCTACTACCGCCGCTTCTTCCCGCACGACATGAACGGCACCGTCGCCTACGTCGCCCCCAACAACACCGACCGCGCCGACAGCCGCCCCTACGACCGCTTCTTCGCCACCGTCGGCACCCCCGCCTGCCGCACCGCCGTCGGCAAGATCGAGCGCGAGGCGCTGCTCCGCCGCGACGAGATGGTGAACCGCTACGAGAAGTGGGCCGCCGACAACAAGCGCACCTTCCGCCTCATCGGCAACGCCGACCGGGCCTACGAAGTCCTCGTCACCGACCTGGTCTTCGGCTTCTGGCAGTACCAGCCGGCCAAGACCGCCTGCGCCGAGCTGCCCGCCCCCACCGCCTCCACCGACACCCTGTGGACCTGGATCGACAAGGTCGGCGGCTTCGACTCCTACACCGACCAGGGCCTGGAGAAGTACCAGCCGTACTACTACCAGGCGGGCACCCAGCTCGGTGAGCCCAAGTACCACTACCCCAACCTCCGCGGCCTGCTGCGCTACCCGGGCATCAACAACTCCCGCAGCTTCGTGCCCCGATCGATCCCCATGCCCTTCGACCGGCGCGCGATGCCCGACGTCGACCGCTGGGTGCGGCAGCACGCCACCCGCATGATGTTCGTCAACGGGCAGTTCGACCCCTGGAACGCCAAGCACTTCCAACTCGGCCGCGGCGCACGGGACTCGTACCTCTACACCGTCCCCGGCGGCAACCACGGCTCCAACATCGCCCAGCTCAAGGACGCCGACCGCACCAAGGCCACCGCCTCGCTCCTCACCTGGGCCGGCCTGCCGGTGCCCGCGGGCGGCCGGTCCCTCGTCCAGCCCCCCTACAACACCACCCTGGACCGGCCGCAGGACCACCGGGAGTTGACCCTGCGCCCGTAG
- a CDS encoding ABC transporter ATP-binding protein: MAGTDTTHKGWARRLSRDCWRYRRDALLALLASLAGMAVMALVPLIPKLIIDDVIVRHERSLAPWATLLIAAAVVVYVLTYLRRFYGGRLALDVQHDLRTRMFDAIARLDGRRQDELSTGQVVGRATSDLQLIQSLLFMLPMMIGNVLLFAVSLAVMAFLSPLLTVVALAVAPALWLIARRSRTRLFPATWYAQGQAAAVATVVDGAVSGVRVVKGFGQEDQETGKLRAVSRRLFAARLRTVRLNSRYTPALQSVPALGQVAMLALGGWMATQGHITLGTFVAFSTYLAQLVGPVRMLAMMLTVAQQARAGVERVYELIDTEPTITERPDAHALPADAPATVVFDEVTFGYGPHHAPAAAPDAAGRSDADADAAPAPRPVLDAFSLSIDAGETVAVIGTSGSGKSTVSLLLPRFYDVTAGRVLVGGHDVRDLTLESLRAAIGLVPESSFLFSDSIRDNIAYGHPEATDEQIRAAARAAQADGFITELSQGYDTEVGEQGLTLSGGQRQRIALARAILTDPRLLVLDDATSAVDARVEHEIHEALRGVMAGRTTLLIAHRASTLALADRVAVLDGGRLVDIGTQEELAERCPLYRRLLTDPEELGGVPHDPAGAVAGSFDGEYAASGTTALLEPATDDPRRFRTEALVDADPDGPAEDPAAAAATGGITPELWVRREQEAEEGAAGTAPRAATAAGPGVAAAMAGTPATPELLAQVAALPPATDTPDIDEAAAVRPERSYGLRRLLHGFGGPLLLAFLLVAVDALASLLLPVLIRQGIDDGVRRGVLAGVWTAAALALAVVIAQWAAQIGANRMTGRTGERVLYSLRLKIFAQLQRLGLDYYERELTGRIMTRMTTDVDALSTFLQTGLVTAVVSVLTFLGILVALLVIDVQLALVVFVTLPPLILGTYVFRKRSVKAYELARERISTVNGDLQENVAGLRIVQAFRREGHGSQRYAAHSDAYRRARVRGQFLISVYFPFVQLLSSVASALVLIVGADRIAGHTLSVGALVAYLLYIDLFFAPVQQLSQVFDGYQQASVSLGRIRELLAQPTSTPPAADPRPVPALRGDITFDGVHFHYGDHDEPALTGVDLTIPAGQTVAFVGETGAGKSTLVKLVARFYDPTSGAVRVDGTDLRELDLTGYRRRLGVVPQESYLFAGTVRDAIAYGRPDATDAEVEAAARAVGAHAMIATLDGGYLHEVAERGRNLSAGQRQLLALARAELTAPDVLLLDEATAALDLATEAVVNQATDRLSARRADTGSRTTASPSPDHHPSPSAAARTTLIVAHRLTTAARADRVVVLDRGRIAEDGTHAQLLAHGGRYAELWRTFTGEEEALRV; the protein is encoded by the coding sequence GTGGCGGGGACGGACACGACACACAAAGGCTGGGCTCGGCGGCTGAGCCGGGACTGTTGGCGCTACCGCAGGGACGCCCTGCTGGCGCTCCTCGCCTCGCTCGCGGGGATGGCCGTCATGGCCCTCGTCCCGCTCATCCCGAAGCTGATCATCGACGACGTGATCGTGCGGCACGAGCGGTCCCTCGCCCCCTGGGCGACGCTCCTGATCGCCGCCGCCGTCGTGGTCTACGTCCTCACCTACCTCCGCCGCTTCTACGGCGGCCGGCTCGCCCTGGACGTCCAACACGACCTGCGCACCCGCATGTTCGACGCGATAGCCCGGCTCGACGGCCGCCGGCAGGACGAGCTCAGCACCGGCCAGGTCGTGGGCCGCGCCACCAGCGACCTCCAGCTCATCCAGAGCCTGCTGTTCATGCTCCCGATGATGATCGGGAACGTCCTGCTCTTCGCCGTCTCCCTGGCCGTGATGGCCTTCCTCTCGCCGCTGCTGACCGTCGTCGCGCTGGCCGTCGCCCCGGCCCTGTGGCTCATCGCCCGGCGCAGCCGCACCCGCCTCTTCCCCGCCACCTGGTACGCCCAGGGGCAGGCCGCCGCGGTCGCCACCGTCGTGGACGGCGCGGTCTCCGGCGTCCGGGTCGTCAAGGGCTTCGGCCAGGAGGACCAGGAGACCGGCAAGCTCCGCGCGGTCAGCCGCCGACTGTTCGCCGCCCGGCTGCGCACCGTCCGCCTCAACTCCCGCTACACCCCCGCCCTTCAGTCCGTCCCCGCCCTCGGCCAGGTCGCGATGCTGGCGCTCGGCGGCTGGATGGCCACCCAGGGCCACATCACCCTCGGCACCTTCGTCGCCTTCTCCACCTACCTCGCGCAGCTGGTCGGCCCGGTCCGGATGCTGGCGATGATGCTGACCGTCGCCCAGCAGGCCCGGGCCGGCGTGGAGCGGGTCTACGAGCTCATCGACACCGAGCCGACCATCACCGAGCGCCCGGACGCCCACGCGCTGCCCGCCGACGCCCCGGCCACCGTGGTCTTCGACGAGGTGACCTTCGGCTACGGCCCCCACCACGCCCCGGCCGCCGCCCCCGACGCGGCCGGCCGGTCCGACGCCGACGCCGACGCCGCGCCCGCACCCCGCCCCGTCCTGGACGCCTTCTCGCTGAGCATCGACGCCGGCGAGACCGTCGCCGTCATCGGCACCTCCGGCAGCGGCAAGTCCACCGTCTCCCTGCTGCTGCCCCGCTTCTACGACGTCACGGCCGGCCGCGTCCTGGTCGGCGGCCACGACGTCCGCGACCTCACCCTGGAGTCGCTGCGCGCCGCCATCGGCCTGGTCCCCGAGAGCAGCTTCCTGTTCTCCGACTCCATACGGGACAACATCGCCTACGGCCACCCCGAGGCCACCGACGAGCAGATCCGCGCCGCCGCCCGCGCCGCCCAGGCCGACGGCTTCATCACCGAGCTCTCCCAGGGCTACGACACCGAGGTCGGCGAGCAGGGCCTGACCCTCTCCGGCGGCCAGCGGCAGCGGATAGCGCTGGCCCGCGCCATCCTCACCGACCCCCGGCTGCTGGTCCTCGACGACGCCACCTCCGCCGTCGACGCCCGCGTCGAGCACGAGATCCACGAGGCGCTGCGCGGCGTGATGGCGGGCCGGACCACGCTGCTGATCGCCCACCGCGCCTCCACCCTCGCCCTCGCCGACCGGGTCGCGGTCCTCGACGGCGGCCGCCTGGTCGACATCGGCACCCAGGAGGAGCTCGCCGAGCGCTGCCCCCTCTACCGCCGGCTGCTGACCGACCCCGAGGAACTGGGCGGCGTCCCGCACGACCCCGCCGGCGCCGTGGCCGGCTCCTTCGACGGCGAGTACGCGGCATCCGGCACCACCGCCCTGCTGGAGCCGGCCACCGACGACCCCCGCCGGTTCCGCACCGAGGCCCTGGTCGACGCCGATCCGGACGGGCCCGCCGAGGACCCCGCCGCCGCGGCCGCCACCGGCGGCATCACCCCCGAGCTGTGGGTCCGCCGCGAGCAGGAGGCCGAGGAGGGCGCCGCCGGCACCGCGCCCCGCGCGGCCACCGCCGCCGGCCCCGGCGTCGCCGCCGCCATGGCCGGCACCCCCGCCACCCCCGAACTCCTCGCCCAGGTCGCCGCGTTGCCCCCGGCCACCGACACCCCCGACATCGACGAGGCCGCCGCCGTCCGCCCCGAGCGCTCCTACGGCCTGCGCCGGCTGCTGCACGGCTTCGGCGGGCCGCTGCTGCTGGCCTTCCTGCTGGTCGCGGTGGACGCCCTCGCCTCGCTGCTGCTGCCGGTCCTCATCCGACAGGGCATCGACGACGGCGTCCGGCGCGGCGTCCTCGCCGGCGTGTGGACCGCCGCCGCCCTCGCCCTGGCCGTGGTCATCGCCCAATGGGCCGCCCAGATCGGCGCCAACCGCATGACCGGCCGCACCGGCGAACGCGTGCTGTATTCGCTCCGGTTGAAGATCTTCGCCCAGCTCCAGCGCCTCGGCCTGGACTACTACGAGCGCGAGCTGACCGGCCGGATCATGACGCGGATGACCACCGACGTCGACGCCCTGTCCACGTTCCTCCAGACCGGCCTGGTCACCGCCGTCGTCTCGGTCCTCACCTTCCTCGGCATACTCGTCGCCCTGCTCGTCATCGACGTCCAGCTCGCCCTGGTCGTCTTCGTCACCCTCCCCCCGCTGATCCTCGGCACCTACGTCTTCCGCAAGCGCAGCGTCAAGGCGTACGAGCTCGCCCGCGAGCGGATCAGCACCGTCAACGGCGACCTCCAGGAGAACGTCGCCGGGCTGCGGATCGTCCAGGCGTTCCGCCGCGAGGGCCACGGTTCGCAGCGGTACGCCGCGCACAGCGACGCCTACCGCCGGGCCCGGGTGCGCGGCCAGTTCCTGATATCCGTCTACTTCCCCTTCGTCCAACTGCTGTCGTCGGTGGCGTCCGCCCTGGTGCTGATCGTCGGCGCCGACCGGATCGCCGGGCACACCCTCAGCGTCGGCGCCCTGGTCGCCTACCTCCTCTACATCGACCTGTTCTTCGCCCCCGTCCAGCAGCTCTCCCAGGTCTTCGACGGCTACCAACAGGCGTCCGTCTCGCTCGGCCGGATCCGCGAGCTCCTCGCCCAGCCCACCTCCACCCCGCCCGCCGCTGACCCCCGCCCGGTCCCCGCACTGCGCGGCGACATCACCTTCGACGGCGTCCACTTCCACTACGGTGACCACGACGAACCGGCCCTGACCGGCGTCGACCTGACCATCCCCGCCGGCCAGACCGTCGCCTTCGTCGGCGAGACCGGCGCCGGCAAGTCCACCCTCGTCAAGCTGGTCGCCCGCTTCTACGACCCGACCTCCGGCGCGGTCCGCGTCGACGGCACCGACCTGCGCGAGCTGGACCTGACCGGCTACCGCCGCCGGCTCGGCGTCGTCCCCCAGGAGTCCTACCTCTTCGCCGGCACGGTCCGCGACGCCATCGCCTACGGCCGCCCGGACGCCACCGACGCCGAAGTGGAAGCCGCCGCCAGGGCCGTCGGCGCCCACGCCATGATCGCCACCCTCGACGGCGGCTACCTCCACGAGGTCGCCGAGCGCGGCCGCAACCTCTCCGCCGGCCAGCGCCAGCTCCTCGCCCTGGCCCGCGCCGAACTCACCGCCCCCGACGTCCTGTTGCTCGACGAGGCCACCGCCGCCCTGGACCTGGCCACCGAGGCCGTCGTCAACCAAGCCACCGACCGGCTCTCCGCCCGCCGCGCCGACACCGGGTCCCGCACCACGGCCAGCCCCTCGCCCGACCACCACCCCTCACCGAGCGCTGCCGCGCGCACCACCCTGATCGTCGCCCACCGGCTCACCACCGCCGCCCGCGCCGATCGGGTGGTGGTCCTCGACCGCGGCCGGATCGCCGAGGACGGCACCCACGCCCAACTCCTCGCCCACGGCGGCCGGTACGCGGAGCTGTGGCGGACCTTCACCGGCGAGGAGGAGGCCCTGCGGGTGTGA
- a CDS encoding glycoside hydrolase family 3 protein, translating into MHSRRTVLTTAAAAAAVAALGAGPADAAPSPVPSPPHATRERLRRLIARMTPEEKAGQLFVMRVYGHSATDPDPADAAANRKEIGVANAAELIAKYHVGGIIYFGWAHNTRDPHQIAALSNGIQEAAAAQRVPVPVLISTDQEHGTVARIGAPATLLPGAMALGAAGSVDNAREAGRISGQELLAMGIRQDYAPDADVNVNPANPIIGVRSFGADPQAVARMVAAQVHGYQGAGVAACAKHFPGHGDTDTDSHVGLPYIHHSAQEWERLDAPPFKAAIAAGIDSLMTAHIVVPALDPSGDPATLSHPIVTGVLRRRLGYDGVVVTDSLGMQGVRVKYGDAQVPALALKAGVDQLLNPPDLSVAHTAVVRALRDGELSEQEIDAKLLRILLLKERRGLFADPYTSRQQVDRVVGVRAHRAAADRIADRTTTLLRNDGGLLPLSRRRTARLLVAGADPDAPSGTGGPPTKVLAEELTELGFAATALSTGTAPSRELIAQARAALAERDAAVVATYDVTASSAQRALVRELLATGKPVVQLAVRNPYDIAVLDGVRAALASYSWTDVELRAAARVIAGRRDPAGRLPVPIMRADAPHRALYHLGHGLRY; encoded by the coding sequence ATGCACTCCAGACGTACCGTCCTGACCACCGCCGCCGCGGCCGCCGCGGTCGCCGCCCTGGGCGCCGGCCCGGCGGACGCCGCCCCCTCCCCCGTCCCGTCGCCCCCGCACGCCACCCGTGAGCGGCTGCGCCGGCTCATCGCCCGGATGACGCCGGAGGAGAAGGCCGGGCAGCTCTTCGTGATGCGGGTGTACGGGCACTCCGCGACCGACCCCGACCCTGCCGACGCCGCCGCCAACCGCAAGGAGATCGGCGTCGCCAATGCCGCCGAGCTGATCGCCAAGTACCACGTCGGCGGCATCATCTACTTCGGCTGGGCGCACAACACCCGCGATCCGCACCAGATCGCCGCGCTCTCCAACGGCATCCAGGAGGCCGCCGCCGCCCAGCGCGTCCCCGTCCCGGTGCTGATCTCGACCGACCAGGAGCACGGCACGGTGGCCCGGATCGGGGCGCCGGCGACGCTGCTGCCCGGGGCGATGGCGCTGGGCGCCGCCGGGTCCGTCGACAACGCCCGGGAGGCGGGGCGGATCTCCGGGCAGGAACTGCTGGCGATGGGGATCCGGCAGGACTACGCGCCGGACGCCGACGTCAACGTCAACCCCGCCAACCCCATCATCGGCGTGCGGTCCTTCGGGGCCGATCCGCAGGCCGTGGCCCGTATGGTCGCCGCCCAGGTGCACGGCTACCAGGGCGCGGGGGTGGCGGCCTGCGCCAAGCACTTCCCCGGGCACGGCGACACCGACACCGACAGCCACGTCGGGCTGCCGTACATCCACCACTCCGCCCAGGAGTGGGAGCGGCTGGACGCGCCGCCCTTCAAGGCGGCGATCGCGGCCGGGATCGACTCGTTGATGACCGCGCACATCGTGGTGCCGGCCCTCGATCCCAGCGGCGATCCGGCGACGCTGTCCCATCCGATCGTCACCGGCGTGCTGCGGCGGCGGCTCGGCTACGACGGGGTGGTGGTGACGGACTCGCTGGGCATGCAGGGCGTCCGGGTGAAGTACGGCGACGCCCAGGTGCCGGCGCTGGCGCTGAAGGCCGGCGTGGACCAGTTGCTGAACCCGCCGGACCTGTCCGTCGCGCACACCGCGGTCGTCCGGGCGCTGCGCGACGGGGAGTTGAGCGAGCAGGAGATCGACGCCAAGCTGCTGCGGATCCTGCTGCTGAAGGAGCGCCGGGGGCTGTTCGCCGATCCGTACACCTCGCGGCAGCAGGTGGACCGGGTGGTCGGGGTGCGCGCGCACCGGGCCGCCGCGGACCGGATCGCGGACCGCACCACCACGCTGCTGCGCAACGACGGCGGGCTGCTGCCGCTGTCCCGGCGGCGGACCGCCCGGCTGCTGGTGGCCGGGGCGGATCCGGACGCGCCGTCGGGCACCGGCGGGCCGCCGACGAAGGTGCTGGCCGAGGAGTTGACCGAGTTGGGCTTCGCGGCGACCGCGCTGTCCACGGGGACGGCACCGTCCCGGGAGCTGATCGCCCAAGCGCGGGCCGCGCTGGCCGAGCGGGACGCGGCGGTGGTGGCGACGTATGACGTCACCGCGTCGTCGGCGCAGCGCGCGCTGGTCAGGGAGCTGTTGGCGACGGGGAAGCCGGTGGTGCAGTTGGCGGTCCGGAATCCTTACGACATCGCGGTGTTGGACGGGGTGCGGGCGGCGCTGGCGAGCTATTCGTGGACGGACGTGGAGCTGCGGGCGGCGGCCCGGGTGATCGCCGGGCGGCGGGATCCGGCGGGCCGGCTGCCGGTGCCGATAATGCGCGCGGACGCGCCGCACCGGGCGCTGTATCACCTCGGGCACGGGCTGCGGTACTAG
- a CDS encoding sugar phosphate isomerase/epimerase family protein translates to MRGGVAGGGGPVGVRAAFSTLGVPGVPVAEVVRWAVACGYQGVELRAHPEEPVHPGLGVRERAAVRGRFAAAGVAVLAVAGYARVAAECADAPAEAALAHEVAELVHLAADLGARYVRVFPGGGGRPAERAEADAVRRLSAVAPLAAERGVRVLLETHDSHRTGAAAARILAAVDHPHVGAVWDVLHSWLGGEAPAATRAALGRHLGYVQVKDVASARDLTPLPLGAGVLPLAEVVAALGPVDGGWLCWEYEKRWYPGAAELPELLAGGRAYLERLIDGAAGGGGGGRGREGGG, encoded by the coding sequence ATGAGAGGCGGCGTGGCCGGGGGCGGTGGCCCGGTGGGGGTGCGGGCGGCGTTCTCCACGCTCGGGGTGCCGGGGGTGCCGGTGGCCGAGGTGGTGCGGTGGGCCGTGGCGTGCGGCTATCAGGGGGTGGAGTTGCGGGCCCACCCCGAGGAGCCGGTGCATCCGGGTCTGGGGGTGCGCGAACGGGCGGCGGTGCGGGGGCGGTTCGCGGCGGCGGGGGTGGCGGTGCTGGCCGTCGCCGGGTACGCGCGGGTCGCGGCGGAGTGTGCCGATGCGCCGGCGGAGGCGGCGCTGGCGCACGAGGTGGCCGAACTGGTGCACCTGGCGGCCGACTTGGGGGCGCGGTACGTCCGGGTCTTCCCCGGGGGCGGGGGCCGTCCGGCGGAGCGGGCGGAGGCGGACGCGGTCCGTCGGCTGTCCGCGGTGGCGCCGCTGGCCGCGGAGCGCGGGGTGCGGGTGCTGTTGGAGACCCATGACTCGCACCGCACCGGCGCGGCGGCGGCCCGGATCCTCGCGGCGGTGGACCATCCGCATGTCGGGGCGGTGTGGGACGTGCTGCACAGCTGGCTCGGTGGGGAGGCGCCGGCCGCGACCCGGGCGGCGTTGGGTCGCCACCTGGGGTACGTACAGGTCAAGGACGTGGCGTCGGCGCGGGATCTGACGCCGCTTCCGTTGGGGGCGGGGGTGCTGCCGCTGGCGGAGGTGGTGGCGGCGCTCGGGCCGGTGGACGGGGGATGGCTGTGTTGGGAGTACGAGAAGCGGTGGTATCCGGGGGCGGCGGAGCTCCCGGAGTTGTTGGCGGGGGGCCGGGCCTATCTGGAGCGGCTGATCGACGGTGCGGCCGGGGGCGGGGGTGGTGGCCGGGGCCGGGAAGGCGGCGGCTGA